One Cinclus cinclus chromosome 24, bCinCin1.1, whole genome shotgun sequence genomic window carries:
- the GPATCH8 gene encoding G patch domain-containing protein 8 translates to MADRFSRFNEDRDFQGNHFDQYEEGHLEIEQASLDKPIESDNIGHRLLQKHGWKLGQGLGKSLQGRTDPIPIVVKYDVMGMGRMEMELDYAEDATERRRVLEVEKEDTEELRQKYKDYVDKEKAIAKALEDLRANFYCELCDKQYQKHQEFDNHINSYDHAHKQRLKDLKQREFARNVSSRSRKDERKQEKALRRLHELAEQRRQPDCAPGSGPMFRTTTVAVDEEGGGDDDDSAANSGSFIQMSSGQATEMTTDRGFLNIGQGTVVPGQTPTQGAQAISFGIKSSLGTPLQKIGVSFSFAKKTPVKLETIASVFKDHVDESSSADGVKGDEKGSSEAGSLQKSGEGEGTNNSDGKAEDDDQHDKDSGALASTLSKLKKMRREDGPTAVEPEYYHYIPPAHCKVKPNFQFLLFMKATEQTEVENTNKKNVREVKKGSPPKPSKHMEKAAESTGQQKEQSTTESTAQQGKTEQKDIPENENTQESKHRPESNPPEPDTAKEAPPPVSGCRDGSEGPKHPTGPFFPVLSKDESTTLQWPSELLIFTKAEPSVSYSCNPLYFDFKLSRNKDTKGKGAEKSKELGGLCKDNTQSTESGEVSKAKEAESAGSSSVQKMENRSQSKQESSLGGIGKGEGEYSSITGKSKSGRSHKHKKKKKHKKSSRHKRKHKEETEEKARKAELGEEKPKKRKRHRHKKGKSSLSMESDRALKPELSENCSHFQKKKRCSQESQRKSLSAEEGSSGKKEDGGNSCQEHGSKRHKAELQQVPGARRRCPAVSEARSGHRNRQSSGDYDSDEGSPSKHCRQKSPSQYSDDYDSGSEHSRSRSRSGRRHSSHRSYSSSSDASSGHSRYSRHRSYSDDSYSDYSDRSRCHSKRTQDSDDDSDYNSSNHRSKRRKYSSSEDDYSSSRSRSRSRSRSRTHPRDRSRSRSRGRSRSSSCSRSRSKRRSRSMTGHSWKRSRSYSRDRSRSTRSHSQRSLSRKGSRGHESPEERRSGRRDFIRSKIYRSQSPHYFRTGRGEGSLLKKEDGKGEDLKGSGSLSQNSSGSGMGRASEGDCSPEERNSVTAKLLLEKVQSRKVEKKPCVTDEMQSGTNKVGIKLKDPPQGYFGPKLPPSLGNKPVLPLIGKLPTIRKPNSKRYEESGLERGEEQELSDAEDGSQGMEEGQLAGQSLLEDVVMVIQDKPLDEQKRDEASVEIPSLPLDAPALPECFGSGDLVMPHNFLSDPSDGDGLEPMDGGNQPVPVETSMMPLVPDVERFPGYVPQSGEPSMEGDQEGGEDSSLAPLESQPITFTPEEMEKYSKLQQAAQQHIQQQLLAKQVKAFPASAALAPAAPALQPIHIQQPAAASATSITTVQHAILQHHAAAAAAAIGIHPHPHPQPLAQVHHIPQPHLTPISLSHLTHSIIPGHPATFLASHPIHIIPASAIHPGPFTFHPVPHALYPTLLAPRPAAAAAATALHLHPLLHPIFSGQDLQHPPSHGT, encoded by the exons GGAGGACAGATCCCATCCCTATCGTCGTCAAGTATGATGTCATGGGCATGGGCCGGATGGAGATGGAG ctcGACTACGCCGAGGATGCCACAGAGCGGAGGCGAGTGCTGGAGGTGGAGAAGGAAGACACTGAGGAGCTGAGGCAGAAGTATAAG GATTATGTTGATAAAGAAAAGGCCATTGCCAAGGCTTTGGAAGACCTCAGAGCAAACTTCTACTGTGAACTCTGTGACAAGCAGTATCAGAAGCACCAAGAGTTTGACAACCACATCAACTCTTATGACCACGCTCACAAGCAG AGGTTGAAAGATCTCAAGCAAAGGGAATTTGCACGCAATGTCTCATCGAGATCCCGGAAAGATGAGAGGAAGCAGGAGAAAGCCCTGCGGCGCCTTCATGAGCTGGCTGAGCAGAGGAGGCAGCCTGACTG tgctcctGGAAGTGGGCCCATGTTCAGGACCACCACGGTGGCTGTGGACGAGGAAGGAGGTGGAGACGACGATGATTCTGCGGCCAACAGTGGCTCCTTCATCCAGATGAGCTCCGGCCAGGCCACAGAGATGACCACAGACAGAGGTTTCCTGAACATTGGACAAGGCACTGTGGTGCCAGGCCAGACGCCCACCCAGGGGGCACAGGCCATCAGCTTTGGCATTAAGAGCTCTTTGGGAACTCCACTGCAGAAGATAGGGGTGTCCTTTTCCTTTGCCAAGAAGACCCCAGTTAAGCTGGAGACCATTGCTTCTGTTTTCAAGGACCACGTGGATGAGTCCAGTTCTGCAGATGGGGTGAAAGGTGATGAGAAGGGGTCCTCGGAGGCTGGCAGCCTGCAGAAGTCTGGGGAGGGTGAAGGCACCAATAATTCTGATGGCAAGGCAGAGGATGATGACCAGCATGACAAAGACAGCGGGGCTCTGGCCAGCACCTTATCCAAACTGAAGAAGATGAGGCGAGAAGATGGACCAACGGCCGTGGAACCAGAATATTACCACTACATCCCCCCAGCCCACTGTAAAGTAAAGCCCAACTTTCAATTCCTGCTTTTCATGAAGGCTACTGAGCAAACGGAAGTGGAAAATACGAATAAAAAAAACGTGCGTGAAGTGAAAAAGGGGAGTCCCCCCAAACCCAGCAAGCacatggaaaaggctgctgagaGCACGGGTCAGCAGAAGGAGCAGAGTACTACTGAAAGCACGGCTCAGCAGggcaaaacagaacagaaagacATCCCAGAGAATGAAAATACACAGGAAAGCAAACACCGTCCAGAGAGCAATCCCCCCGAGCCAGACACTGCTAAAGAAGCTCCTCCTCCTGTCTCGGGCTGCAGAGATGGCTCTGAGGGACCAAAGCACCCCACAGGaccttttttccctgttctgaGTAAGGACGAGAGCACGACGCTGCAGTGGCCTTCGGAGCTGCTCATCTTCACCAAAGCTGAGCCCTCTGTGTCCTACAGCTGCAACCCCCTGTACTTCGACTTCAAGCTCTCCCGTAACAAGGATACAAAAGGGAAAGGGGCAGAGAAATCCAAGGAGCTGGGGGGGCTTTGTAAAGACAACACTCAGAGCACAGAATCTGGTGAGGTGAGCAAAGCCAAGGAAGCTGAAAGTGCAGGGAGCAGTTCTGttcaaaaaatggaaaacagatcCCAGAGCAAGCAGGAGTCCAGTCTGGGAGGCATCGGTAAGGGAGAGGGGGAGTACAGCAGTATAACAGGTAAGAGTAAATCTGGAAGGTCCcataaacacaaaaagaaaaagaagcacaaaaagTCCAGCAGACACAAACGCAAACACAAGGAGGAAACTGAGGAGAAGGCCCGGAAAGCTGAGCTGGGGGAAGAGAAACCCAAGAAACGGAAAAGGCACAGACACAAAAAGGGTAAATCCTCCCTTTCAATGGAGTCAGATCGGGCACTGAAACCTGAACTGTCTGAAAACTGCAGccatttccagaagaaaaagcGATGCTCCCAGGAGTCCCAGAGGAAATCCCTGTCTGCTGAGGAGGGAAGCAGTGGTAAAAAAGAGGATGGGGGTAACTCCTGCCAAGAGCACGGCAGCAAAAGACACAAGGCTGAGTTGCAGCAGGTGCCTGGTGCGAGGAGGCGCTGCCCTGCTGTGTCCGAGGCCCGGAGCGGCCACAGGAACCGCCAGAGCAGTGGCGACTACGACAGCGATGAGGGCTCCCCCAGCAAGCACTGCCGGCAGAAGTCTCCATCGCAGTACAGCGATGACTACGACTCAGGCAGCGAGCACTCCCGCAGCCGCTCCCGCTCGGGCCGCAGGCACTCCTCACACAGGTCCTACTCCAGCAGCTCGGATGCGTCCTCGGGGCACAGCCGCTACAGCCGCCACAGGAGCTACTCGGATGACAGCTACAGCGACTACAGCGACCGCTCCCGCTGCCACTCCAAGCGCACCCAGGACTCAGATGATGACTCCGACTACAACAGCTCAAACCACCGCTCGAAGCGGCGCAAATACTCCTCATCGGAAGATGACTACAGCTCGAGCAGGAGCCGGTCCAGGAGTCGGAGTAGGAGCCGAACCCACCCTCGAGACAGGTCGAGGTCGAGGAGCCGGGGCAGGAGccgcagcagcagctgcagccgcAGTCGGAGCAAGAGGAGGAGCCGCAGCATGACGGGACACAGCTGGAAGCGCAGCCGCAGCTACAGCCGGGACCGCAGCCGCAGCACCCGCAGCCACTCGCAGAGGTCCCTGTCACGGAAGGGCTCGCGGGGCCACGAGAGCCCTGAGGAGCGAAGGTCTGGCAGAAGGGACTTCATCAGGTCCAAGATCTATCGCTCCCAGTCTCCTCACTATTTCCGGACAGGCCGAGGTGAAGGGTCACTGCTGAAGAAGGAGGATGGCAAAGGAGAGGATCTGAAGGGATCTGGCTCCCTGTCCCAGAACAGCAGCGGTTCTGGCATGGGGCGGGCCTCGGAAGGGGACTGCAGTCCTGAGGAGCGGAACTCCGTCACCGCAAAGCTGCTTCTGGAAAAGGTGCAGTCCAGGAAGGTTGAGAAGAAGCCCTGTGTCACTGATGAGATGCAGTCAGGGACAAACAAGGTGGGTATAAAGCTCAAAGATCCCCCCCAGGGCTACTTTGGTCCCAAACTGCCTCCTTCCTTAGGCAACAAACCGGTTCTGCCCTTAATTGGGAAGTTGCCAACCATTCGGAAACCAAACTCCAAAAGATACGAGGAGTCTGGCTTGGAGAGGGGTGAGGAGCAAGAGCTGTCAGATGCTGAGGATGGTTCCCAAGGCATGGAGGAGGGTCAGCTGGCTGGCCAGTCTCTCCTGGAAGATGTAGTGATGGTAATTCAGGACAAACCTCTGGATGAGCAGAAGCGTGATGAAGCCTCTGTGGAAATACCGTCCCTTCCCCTGGATGCGCCTGCGCTCCCTGAGTGCTTTGGCTCTGGAGATCTGGTCATGCCCCACAACTTCCTCTCAGATCCAAGTGACGGTGATGGGTTGGAGCCTATGGACGGGGGCAACCAGCCGGTCCCAGTGGAAACTAGTATGATGCCCTTAGTTCCGGATGTTGAGCGCTTTCCTGGCTACGTGCCTCAGAGCGGGGAGCCGAGCATGGAAGGGGATCAGGAGGGGGGAGAAGACTCCTCTCTAGCCCCGCTGGAAAGCCAGCCCATCACCTTCACCCCCGAGGAGATGGAGAAGTACAGCAAGCTGCAGCAGGctgcccagcagcacatccagcagcagctgctggccaaGCAAGTCAAGGCCTTTCCCGCCTCGGCTGCCCTGGCGCCGGCTGCGCCTGCGCTCCAGCCCATCCACATCCAGCAGCCAGCAGCGGCATCGGCCACGTCCATCACGACGGTGCAGCACGCCATCCTGCAGCACCatgctgctgccgccgccgccgccattgGCATCCACCCCCACCCGCACCCGCAGCCCCTCGCTCAGGTCCACCACATCCCCCAGCCACACCTGACACCCATTTCCTTGTCCCACCTGACCCACTCGATTATTCCAGGGCACCCCGCCACGTTCCTGGCCAGTCACCCCATCCACATCATTCCGGCGTCTGCCATCCACCCGGGCCCCTTCACCTTCCACCCTGTCCCTCACGCTCTCTACCCGACCCTCCTGGCTCCGAGGCCTGCAGCGGCTGCCGCCGCCACAGCCCTGCACCTCCACCCCCTGCTGCACCCCATTTTCTCAGGGCAGGACTTACAGCATCCACCCAGCCACGGAACATGA